The window CATACTGATTGAATTTTTCTTGGAAAGATTTATAACGCTCCTCCGATTCTTTACAATACGTCTCTAAATCAGATAACGACTCAATCAAATGTTCTGTTGTGTATGATAATTTACCAGGTACTTCTTCTTCAAAATCAAGATAAAACCCTCTTAATTCATTTTTATATTTTTCATAGTCATAGACATAAAACATCATAGGTTTATTCAACAGTGAGAAATCAAACATAACTGAAGAATAATCTGTTATTAATACATCAGATACTAAATATAGTTCTCTAATATCACTAGAGTTAGGCATTAGTCTAGCAAAGTCCTTCATGCTATCAAAATTAAAATTAGGTGTTGAAAAATGATGTAATTTAACGATTATGAAATATTCATCTCCTAATTCTTTTTTCATTCTCTCCATGTCTAATGCTAATGAGAAATTACCAACAACTCTCCATGTTGGAGCATATAAAATGATTTTTTTATCCGCAGGTAATCTGTATTTTTTGCGTAGACTCTCGATATTTTCAGGATTATTATCTTTTAACAACACATCATTTCTTGGATAACCGACTGGTAGTATTTCATTTTTATATCCAAAAGCTGATTTAGAAACTTCAGCTACATAATCACTAGGAACCATTAAATAATTCCAACGATTATTTTTATTAATATAAGTTTTTTTATAGCTACCTTTAATTTCTCCAGGCGCATCTAATCCTAATTTTTTTAGAGGTGTACCATGCATTGTTTGAACTTCGATTGCATCTTCACGCTTCTTATAGAAATCAGGAAAGTTTACATTATTAAATAAGTACTTAGCTCGCGCTAAATAGTAGAAGTATTTCCAAGAGTTTTTCTTAACTGTTTCAGCATTACCCGCAACTGGATAGAAATTATCATTAAGAATTACAACATTCTTCACTTTTGGCTGATTTTCTTGCATATATTCATATATTGCTTTCGGATTACAACTAAATTCTCTTCCCCAATAAGTTTCGTAGACAGCAATATTTTTAGTTGGCAATTTTCTTAACCCTTTATACAAAATTTCTCTCCATACAGCTTGTCTTCTTGGGCCATTATCTAATTTTGACCAAAAAGAAGCTTGCATAAAGTAAGCTTTTGGTGAATTAGCCTGATGGTATAATTCAAAGCGATACTTATTAAAAGTCGTTTTATAATTATCTTTTTGTCCAGTTACAAAATAAATTTCATTAATATTGATTCTTTTTTTACCTTGTGGAGTATCAACTTCCGTTCTCAACGATAATAGATACTGTTTATTAGACATCACTAACTTCTTATGATCAATTAATGGTACTTCAAAAATAAAAAAGTAGTAATCATCTACTAACTTATATTTTTTAGGCGCATATTGAAATCTTCTAGTAGGTGAATTTTCTAAAGAAAACTTCACAGATTCAATTGCTGAATTATTAATGAATTGTTCGTGAATTTTCAACTCTAATAATAATTTTTTATTTTTATAATCTGCTGAGCAAATATATGCAATATAATTGGAAATAGCAAACTTCAAATGATTATCCAAGGTATAGTCTAACCGAATTTGTTTATTTTCCAAATAGCTATATACAGCATTTTGTTTTTTTACTTCTAATGATACTTGAGGTGTATCAAAATCAATCAAAACATCATATTTTTCAATTCTACTTTGATTTACAAATTCTGTTATTTCTTCTAGGTTAAATTCTAATTCAAAATTATTTCCTTGTTGTACTATATTATTTGGATTGATGGTAATTTTTTTATTCAAATTTTTTCTTGTGTAGAAGTCAGTATACAGCACAGGATTAAACTGCGTTAGTGATGAATTAGCTGTACCCATTACTGTAACTTTACTACCCTCAGTTCGAATATCTTTTACAACAATATCAGATTTAGTTACATTAACCATTAATTCATACTTTTTACTATATTTTGGTGTGATATTGTAACCACTAATAATTCTATTCTTAGGTCTAGTAATATATCCTGCTACTGGGGAATGTAATAGTTTACTTCGTGATACAACACCATCACTTAAAGTAAATTCAATATAATAATCATCTTCCGGCAGTAAATCTTTCATAAGTTCATCAAAATCAATTACTAACTCATAGCCTGAATATTTGTAGTTATTTCTTCTCTTTAATGGATTCTTAGACTTAACACGTACACCACGTAATGTCGTAATATCTTTACGAACTGTCAATCTAACATTTTTATCAATTATCTTGACTACTTCTCCATCTTCTTTGACTAATTTAGCAACTAGAGACATCTTACTCAACTTATCAGAATCTATTTTATATATATAAGTGAAACCTGAAACAAATAATTTAGAACTAGATTGCCATTCAACTTTCTCTATCCTAGTAATTAAGTTTAGCTCATCACCAATATATTGTTCTTCTGTATTTAAAACATCGATATATGGAAATTTGTATACATAACGGCCATGCTCTAAATATGGTTTCCAATCAATTTCTTTTTTATTATGTTTCCTAGTAATATCAATAAATTCGTCAACTTGATTATTTTCAAGTAAACGATACTTCAAACGATTCATAACCGGCAATTCCATTACCACATTTGAATCTACATCTTGAATATAATCTTGAATATAATTAATTAGTAATTCATTGTAATCTTTTTTCCCATTAATGATATGATGCCAATAAATTGGAAAGTCCATATTTAAATTTTTAAAATCAAAAATTTCTTTGATTTTATTATCCACATTGTTCTCTTTAATATATTCTCTTACCATTTGGATAGCTTTTAATCTATCCCTCAAATTATCAATATTAGAACGTTGCTGTGTAATAGAGTTATCTCCTTTATCTCTTGCTCGCCACAAGTAAATAACTTTCGTAATAACATCCACTTTTTTTGCTGCTATATGACTAGGAATAGTTACAGGGATATCTTCATATAACATACCTTCTGGGAATTGAAAATTATTTTCAATCCAAAAATCTCGACGATAAATCTTATTCCAAGCAGTTGTATCATAAATTAATTCTGGATGTTCACTTATATGAACACCTCTTAAGTTCTCATGGAAAACTTTGTTGTGCAACCCTGACGCATATTGCTTAGTTGAATTAAATCTTCTTACATGACCGATGATAAAATCTGACTTAGTTTCTTCAATCACTTCTAGCATCTCGGCATAAGAATTCTTAATAATGATATCATCCGAGTCAACAAATGTAATATAATTGCCTGTTGATTTTTCAAAGCCAAAATTACGACTATGTCCCAATCCTTGATTTTTCTTAGTATATGCAAAGAAGTTTGGGTATTCTTTTGCAAATTCTTGTGCAATCTCAAAAGAATTATCGATTGAACCATCATCTACCATGATTACTTCATAATCAGTAATTCCTTGTACTAATAAGGATTCCAAACATTCTCTCAAATAATTACTAACATTATAAATAGGTACAATTATTGATAACTTACTCATTTAATATATTCCATTCCCATCTCTTTTAATATTACTTTCTTAAAAATATAGAACTTCTGTTATATAACATTTTTCCAATATTAAGATTTGATACTTTATCAATTGATATTCACCAATTAACATAGTATCACAAACCTGATGAATTATCTAGCTGATAACAAACGTATTGATTATCGTACAAAAAATTGAACTTTCATTATTTCAATATTACTGAGAGTAAGTGAAAGTTCTAAATTCTTATTTAAAGTAACTACCTAATCTATTAATTATTGTTTTGTTCGCGTTCTTCTAATTCTTTTTCTTTATCTTTCAAGTATTGGGAACGATATGTCACAAACTTAATATCTAGATCATCTGGTAAATTATAATATTCTCTAAACATTTTGGGAGAAATAACCCAACTCATAAATGGTGATAAGTTCTGACCATGCCTAGGAAACGGTACATCAGAAATGACGACACTTTTTCGGTCATCTGAATACTCCATTTTATCCATTCTCGTAATCATTACATAACGATTAGTAGCATGGATACCAATGAATATCATACAAATCAAGCAAGAAAGATACACAACGTATTTTTGTAATTCCTTACTAATTGATAAATCACACGCTTTGTCCCAAATAGCTACAACAATTATTGTAAGCAAGAGATATGATGTGAATTCCCCTCGTGGTCCAAAAGGCTCTATTACGAGGAACGGACTAATAATGACACCCGATCCAATTCCTAAATATAACAATAACCATCTGTTTTCCTTAAATATATAATGTTGAAAAATAACAGTTGCGATAATCAATAAATACCCAATAGTAAGGATAATAATTGCCACTGTAAAGATAAATGGTACACCTTCTAGTTTCCAATGGTACATATTAAATAACACCAATCCCAAAGTATAACTAATCACATACAAGCTCATCCATTGAAAGCGACGAACACCATGAATAACGTAAACTATCAAAGCTGATAAAATTGTAATCAGCAACCAGTTATCTATCACCATATAAGGGATGTACTGCTTAATTAAAACCAAATTTATTGCTGAAAAGTCTATTGCACGATAGCCATCATTCCCCGCAGAAATTTGATGATAAACACTATTTGAAAACATAATAGCAGTACCAACTAAAGTTCCTAGGAAATAGCTAGTAAGACTAGTTAATTTAACGGTTCGATGCAAAGTTACTAAAAAAATAACTGCTGATATCACATTAAAAATCGTAATATTTTCCATAAATAATTGCCCTGCTATCATCACAAAAAACAATATGAAAGGGGAATCTTTTTTTAATAGTAAGAATAACCCCCACAGAACAAAAAACATACCTAAATTATAATTAACAAAGCCTGAATACCAACCAAAAGATTGCCCATACACTAACGCTGGCATACATAGTAACAAAAATAAGGTTAGCGCAATTGAGCTTTTCTTTTTTGTTTCCAAAAGTTGATTAATAAGATAGATAATGCCTGTGTTGATAAAAGCATAAAATAAAGTTCTAATCACTATATTTCTAGTTATCATTATGATTGCTAAGTTTCCTAGATACCTGCCGTTGTAGTTATCAAAATGATTTTTTAGTCGCTCCATACCACCAGCTCCGCCCCAATCCATATCATCCCCGAATGTTAAAGGAATGAGGATAGAAGTAATTACGAAGAACAGAAAAATAGGGAGATACTGAAAAATTTTATTAGATTTTAAAGACACTATTTAGCCCCCTTATTCCCCATTAACCTTTCTTTAATTGCAGTTGTAGAGACCCCTTCTGTTCGTGGTAAATAGACCACTTCACATTTATCTTTCAAGAAATCAAATTTACCTTCCCAAGTATCGCCCATAACAAATACATCGATATCATATTTTTCGATATCGGTTGCTTTTTGTTCCCAATTTTCTTCAGAATGAACTTCATCAACATATTTTAATGCTTCTAACACTAATTTACGATCTTCATACGTATAGTAGTTATCTTTTCCTTTAATATCTTGATTGAATTCATCAGTCGATAACATTACAATTAACTCATCGCCTAATGTTTTTGCTCGTTTTAATAAGTTAATGTGTCCTCGATGTAAAATATCATACGTTCCATATGTAATAACACGTTTTGTCATAATATATTCCTCCTAATAATATATGACTTAGAATTTAAAACACCCTATCCAAGTCATTGTTTCGTCAATTTAACAAGTTACTAATTAACCTCTGATTGTTTAAAATCAGTCTTAATTTTTGTTGTAGATATCCCTTCTGTACGTGGTAAATAAATGACTTCACAGTAATCTTTTAAGAAATCAAACTTACCTTCCCAGTCGTGTCCCATGACAAAAATATCAATCTCATTGTCTACTACATCTGAAATTTTTTGTTCCCAATCATTTTCTGGTAATACAGCATCTACATACTTAACTGCCTCTAAAATATACTTACGGTCTTCAAACGGCATGAAAGATGTTTTACCTTTAATAGCATTAAACTCATCTGAGGAAATCACAACAGTTAAATGATCTCCCATCTCTTTTGCACGACGTAAGATATTAATGTGCCCTTTGTGTAATAAATCAAACGTTCCGTATGTAATGATTTTTTTCATTGTTTATCTCCTTATTTTCCCATTTATTTTTGTTAGTATTTTTATTAACAAATTAGGTTCTAACTTGTTAATAATCTGTCGTTGTTCTTTTTTACTTAAAACAGGCAAATAAGCTTTTGATCGTAAAATAAGCTTTTGATCCATCTTACTTAGAAATACTTGCCCATAGTTATTAATAACAAATTTAGTGTAATATAATTCTTGATTCTCTAAATACTCAGTCAATGTTAACGGCTGTGCCATAAATGCTTTCAACTCTGCCAAATCTACAGTGTCCGTTAACCAATAAATACCATTAAATTCTTGGTAAAGATGATAAACCTCATAATCCAATCCTTTTGTCAAAACAGTTTTTTTTCCTTTTCCGATTGCTTCAGCAATCGAATAGCCTAATGTTTCATAATCTGATGTCGATATATATACATAATTATTAGGCATCTCTTGGTTTATTAATACATTGGTAATTTTCTGTTCTTCTTTAATTTTTTTATAAGTCGCTTCCTCTGGCCCATAACCATTTAGATACACTGAATAATCAGAACCTAATTGTCTAGCTAAGTTGATAATTTTACTTATTTTCTTTGAACGTTCTTCAAATCTTGAATAGCAAAGTAAGTTATTTGTAACTTCAGCTGGCTTATCAGCGAACGATTCAATAA is drawn from Vagococcus xieshaowenii and contains these coding sequences:
- the tagD gene encoding glycerol-3-phosphate cytidylyltransferase yields the protein MTKRVITYGTYDILHRGHINLLKRAKTLGDELIVMLSTDEFNQDIKGKDNYYTYEDRKLVLEALKYVDEVHSEENWEQKATDIEKYDIDVFVMGDTWEGKFDFLKDKCEVVYLPRTEGVSTTAIKERLMGNKGAK
- a CDS encoding CDP-glycerol glycerophosphotransferase family protein, with the protein product MSKLSIIVPIYNVSNYLRECLESLLVQGITDYEVIMVDDGSIDNSFEIAQEFAKEYPNFFAYTKKNQGLGHSRNFGFEKSTGNYITFVDSDDIIIKNSYAEMLEVIEETKSDFIIGHVRRFNSTKQYASGLHNKVFHENLRGVHISEHPELIYDTTAWNKIYRRDFWIENNFQFPEGMLYEDIPVTIPSHIAAKKVDVITKVIYLWRARDKGDNSITQQRSNIDNLRDRLKAIQMVREYIKENNVDNKIKEIFDFKNLNMDFPIYWHHIINGKKDYNELLINYIQDYIQDVDSNVVMELPVMNRLKYRLLENNQVDEFIDITRKHNKKEIDWKPYLEHGRYVYKFPYIDVLNTEEQYIGDELNLITRIEKVEWQSSSKLFVSGFTYIYKIDSDKLSKMSLVAKLVKEDGEVVKIIDKNVRLTVRKDITTLRGVRVKSKNPLKRRNNYKYSGYELVIDFDELMKDLLPEDDYYIEFTLSDGVVSRSKLLHSPVAGYITRPKNRIISGYNITPKYSKKYELMVNVTKSDIVVKDIRTEGSKVTVMGTANSSLTQFNPVLYTDFYTRKNLNKKITINPNNIVQQGNNFELEFNLEEITEFVNQSRIEKYDVLIDFDTPQVSLEVKKQNAVYSYLENKQIRLDYTLDNHLKFAISNYIAYICSADYKNKKLLLELKIHEQFINNSAIESVKFSLENSPTRRFQYAPKKYKLVDDYYFFIFEVPLIDHKKLVMSNKQYLLSLRTEVDTPQGKKRININEIYFVTGQKDNYKTTFNKYRFELYHQANSPKAYFMQASFWSKLDNGPRRQAVWREILYKGLRKLPTKNIAVYETYWGREFSCNPKAIYEYMQENQPKVKNVVILNDNFYPVAGNAETVKKNSWKYFYYLARAKYLFNNVNFPDFYKKREDAIEVQTMHGTPLKKLGLDAPGEIKGSYKKTYINKNNRWNYLMVPSDYVAEVSKSAFGYKNEILPVGYPRNDVLLKDNNPENIESLRKKYRLPADKKIILYAPTWRVVGNFSLALDMERMKKELGDEYFIIVKLHHFSTPNFNFDSMKDFARLMPNSSDIRELYLVSDVLITDYSSVMFDFSLLNKPMMFYVYDYEKYKNELRGFYLDFEEEVPGKLSYTTEHLIESLSDLETYCKESEERYKSFQEKFNQYDNGTASEQLINKIMK
- the tagD gene encoding glycerol-3-phosphate cytidylyltransferase; the protein is MKKIITYGTFDLLHKGHINILRRAKEMGDHLTVVISSDEFNAIKGKTSFMPFEDRKYILEAVKYVDAVLPENDWEQKISDVVDNEIDIFVMGHDWEGKFDFLKDYCEVIYLPRTEGISTTKIKTDFKQSEVN